From Anopheles coluzzii chromosome 3, AcolN3, whole genome shotgun sequence, the proteins below share one genomic window:
- the LOC120957283 gene encoding keratin, type II cytoskeletal 1 produces MDDIFGKKKEVVPILDLSKSSATTREEFKRMIEKVPDYKMRPIKVRSDEIRFKEKEYGFKMQKKELRMLMKNGGERDKLYAYMDPIPAEMRNLVILELCSVPIDWKMLTSQRPKTKVEEDYFSKLVELGKLQIKTIQRDKRENLLATSVRKVKNRSGIIESRVFTCNECMEEFCNGKTCADFNYDLYTRIVPKVPLLKTNSQQQLSLNGGGGGLGGGAGRMLGDLHQKSIDSGSGAGGGGGGGGGKKGRKGARKKGHKSKAKSVEAADDEGNQGGTSGANAAAGGHGHGGKKKGKRASRSKTPPKAKSMEK; encoded by the exons ATGGATGACATTTTcgggaagaaaaaggaagtcGTCCCCATACTGGACCTTTCCAAATCGTCCGCCACGACGCGGGAAGAGTTTAAGCGCATGATCGAGAAGGTGCCGGACTACAAGATGCGCCCGATCAAGGTGCGGTCGGACGAGATCCGGTTCAAGGAGAAGGAGTACGGGTTTAAGATGCAGAAGAAGGAGCTCCGGATGCTGATGAAGAACGGGGGCGAGCGGGACAAGCTGTACGCGTACATGGATCCGATACCGGCCGAGATGCGCAACCTGGTCATACTGGAGCTGTGCAGTGTGCCGATCGACTGGAAGATGCTGACCAGCCAGCGGCCCAAGACAAAGGTGGAGGAGGATTACTTTAGCAA GCTGGTTGAGCTGGGCAAGCTGCAGATCAAAACGATCCAGCGCGACAAGCGGGAAAACCTGCTCGCCACCTCGGTGCGCAAGGTGAAGAACCGTTCCGGCATCATCGAGTCGCGCGTCTTCACCTGCAACGAGTGTATGGAGGAGTTTTGCAACGGGAAAACGTGCGCCGACTTTAACTACGATCTGTACACGCGCATCGTGCCGAAAGTGCCGCTGCTCAAGACCaactcgcagcagcagctctcgCTGaacggcggtggcggtggtctGGGAGGCGGTGCCGGAAGGATGCTGGGCGATCTGCACCAAAAAAGCATCGACAGTGGCAGTGGGgcgggtggcggtggtggtggtggtggtgggaaaaAGGGTCGCAAAGGGGCGCGTAAAAAGGGCCACAAATCGAAGGCGAAATCGGTGGAGGCGGCCGATGACGAGGGCAATCAGGGTGGCACCAGCGGTGCCAATGCGGCTGCCGGGGGCCATGGCCATGGGGGTAAGAAGAAGGGCAAGCGGGCGTCACGTAGCAAAACACCGCCGAAGGcaaaatcgatggaaaagtAA